In Alphaproteobacteria bacterium, one DNA window encodes the following:
- a CDS encoding ABC transporter substrate-binding protein, protein MTFSLSLRHTMCAAMILTGFAIPASVSAAEVQPASEPAPVAPLMAQEQQTAAAFVDDLAQRALSVLRDKTSGKEKIAATFKDMLQNGFDLSMIGRFALGRFWHISTPEQQKEYLDLFERMVIQIYTDRFSLYSGEGFKIVGSRAESERDWVVTAQIMPTDGSPAVTVDWRLRLRPQGWRVIDVMVEGISMSVTQRAEFASIIQRGSGDVESLLQVLRQRTQEVTPASPANNTADSPAAKIMPLVSPHAGEKPVNKANRG, encoded by the coding sequence ATGACTTTTTCTTTGTCCTTGCGCCATACGATGTGCGCCGCGATGATTCTGACTGGTTTCGCTATTCCGGCCAGCGTATCGGCAGCCGAGGTTCAGCCTGCGTCGGAACCTGCGCCGGTTGCGCCCTTGATGGCGCAGGAACAGCAGACAGCCGCCGCTTTTGTGGATGATCTGGCGCAGCGCGCCCTATCCGTTCTGCGTGACAAGACGTCAGGCAAGGAAAAGATCGCGGCCACGTTCAAGGACATGCTGCAAAACGGCTTTGACCTGAGCATGATCGGGCGCTTTGCCCTGGGTCGCTTTTGGCATATCTCCACGCCCGAGCAGCAAAAGGAATATCTGGACCTGTTCGAGCGGATGGTGATCCAAATCTACACGGATCGCTTTTCCCTGTATTCGGGCGAAGGCTTTAAAATCGTCGGTAGCCGCGCCGAGAGCGAGCGTGACTGGGTGGTCACCGCGCAGATCATGCCCACCGATGGCAGCCCTGCCGTGACGGTCGATTGGCGGTTGCGCCTGCGTCCGCAAGGCTGGCGCGTGATTGACGTGATGGTGGAAGGAATCAGCATGAGCGTCACTCAGCGCGCTGAATTCGCTTCGATTATTCAGCGCGGCTCGGGTGATGTGGAAAGCCTGCTTCAGGTTCTGCGTCAACGCACACAGGAAGTAACGCCAGCATCCCCTGCAAATAACACGGCGGATTCTCCGGCGGCCAAAATCATGCCGTTGGTCTCTCCGCATGCCGGGGAAAAGCCTGTGAACAAGGCAAATCGCGGCTGA